In a single window of the Elaeis guineensis isolate ETL-2024a chromosome 4, EG11, whole genome shotgun sequence genome:
- the LOC105042962 gene encoding LOW QUALITY PROTEIN: protein PTST homolog 3, chloroplastic (The sequence of the model RefSeq protein was modified relative to this genomic sequence to represent the inferred CDS: inserted 1 base in 1 codon): protein MATQCPFPSLSWASRHLLPFSSSPKLEGFHLQWRSRPIPAPRNLTLSCSGEKSCKKARASRAAKSNEELCNELREFISTMGLPENCVPTTKELSKNGRKDLANIVRRRGYKAIKELLINSSKSNSPLEEIPDGNQHYTNASKDEIEEGQERKICAPLECISLSSDSTLKDEYTVNSNGAKLTAIGSQIYGPSESSVESFHLKAANFIQMGELDMLEDSLEVENADTQYSPDRGSSILNSGGADIASVVSQQEASYKELPPKRDDHSSGERTNFDEDLSSEAHESDDQTEINHLKALLHQKEMELFQLTQQIEEEKAKTKSEIGDVQRTIAEKDVELHLTQEKLHGLKEVCIDYWADGDIVEVAGSFNGWLHRXTMDRNPSSEHIERTGFRKPLLWSTMLWLYPGVYEIKFIVDGHWRIDSQRETISNGSITNNVLRVDR, encoded by the exons ATGGCTACTCAGTGCCCGTTCCCTTCTCTCTCCTGGGCTTCGCGTCACCTCCTTCCCTTCTCTTCCTCCCCCAAATTAGAAGGATTCCATCTCCAATGGAGATCACGCCCGATTCCAGCTCCAAGAAATCTCACACTTTCTTGCTCCGGAGAGAAATCCTG CAAGAAGGCAAGGGCGTCAAGGGCTGCGAAGAGCAATGAGGAGCTCTGCAATGAGCTTCGCGAGTTTATATCCACGATGGGGCTTCCAGAGAACTGCGTACCTACGACGAAGGAGCTTTCCAAGAACGGGAG GAAAGACCTTGCAAATATTGTTCGGCGGAGGGGATACAAGGCAATCAAAGAACTTCTGATAAATTCTAGTAAAAGCAATAGCCCTTTGGAGGAAATTCCTGATGGAAATCAACATTATACTAATGCTTCCAAAGATGAAATCGAAG AAGGCCAAGAGAGGAAGATATGTGCGCCTCTTGAATGCATCTCCTTGTCAAGTGACTCTACTCTAAAGGATGAGTACACGGTTAACTCAAATGGTGCAAAATTGACCGCCATTGGTTCCCAAATTTATGGACCTTCAGAATCTTCAGTAGAATCTTTTCATCTCAAGGCAGCAAATTTTATTCAGATGGGGGAATTGGATATGCTGGAAG ATTCTCTTGAAGTGGAAAATGCTGATACACAATACAGCCCAGATCGTGGTTCTAGCATTCTGAACTCTGGTGGTGCTGACATAG CTTCTGtggtctctcaacaagaagcttcGTATAAAGAACTACCCCCTAAAAG GGATGACCATTCATCAGGTGAACGGACCAATTTTGATGAGGATTTGTCTTCTGAG GCTCACGAAAGTGACGACCAGACTGAGATCAATCATCTAAAAGCCTTGCTG CATCAAAAGGAGATGGAACTTTTCCAATTAACGCAGCAGATCGAAGAAGAGAAG GCCAAGACCAAATCTGAGATTGGTGATGTACAGAGAACTATAGCAGAGAAAGATGTAGAACTTCATCTGACTCAAGAAAAGCTTCATGGACTAAAAGAG GTCTGCATTGACTATTGGGCAGATGGTGATATTGTGGAAGTTGCTGGTAGCTTCAACGGCTGGCTTCATC TAACAATGGATCGAAATCCTTCATCTGAACATATAGAACGAACTGGTTTCAG GAAACCTTTACTCTGGTCAACAATGTTATGGCTTTATCCTGGAGTTTACGAG